GATCACGTCGGACGTGTCGACGGGCAGCGCGGGCTGGTAGTCGACCTCGACGGGCCGGTCGGGGACGAGCTCGTAGCTGGACGTCTCGTCGACGTCTTCTGCCAGCTCGGGATCCCCGCGCAGCATCGAGTACACGCGCTGGATGGTGCCGATGCACACGCTCGCGACCGGGTCGACGTGGTTGTGGCTGAGGTGCTGGACGTTGTACAGCTCGGTGAACTTGCGGCCGGACCCGGGCACCTCGAAGCCCTGGAACTCCTTCAGCGTCTGCTCGCCGAGGTTGCCCCGGTCGACCAGGAACAGGATGCGCTTAGCGTGGGCGTGGCGGATGAGCCGCTCGCTGATGTTCGCCGCCGCGAACGTCTTGCCCGACCCGGTCGCCATCTGGATCAGCGCGCGGGCGTGGTTGTCCTTGAGTGAGCGTTCCAGATTGCGGATCGCCGTCGCCTGTGCGTCGCGCAGCCACGAAGGCGCGTCCTCCAGTAGGGGCATGCGCGGGAGGCGGGCGCGCAATGTCCCGGCGCCGTGGTGGTGGTGCTCGGCGACCTGGTCCTCCAGCGCGTCGGGGGTGTGGAACCAGAACACCCGCCGGGCGGTGGGCTCGGGGTCCATCCGGCAGGTGAACCACGTCTCGGCGCCGGTCGACTCGTAGCCGAACGGCAGGCGGCCGTCGATCAGGTACGCCGGCAGCGCCTCGGGGATGTTGGCCTGGTACTTGACGGTCTGCCACTCCACGCCGGAGAGCGTCGTGCCCTGCCTCTTGGCCTCGATCACCCCGACTGCCTGGCGGTTGACGAAGAGCACGTAGTCGGCGGGGCCGGCGTCGGTGACCAGCTCTCGGACCGCGACCCCAGTCCCGGCGTAGAGGTTGACCGACTTGTAGTCCTGGACCACCCAGCCCGCAGCGGCCAGCATCGCGTCGATGCGGACACGCGCACGCTGCTCGGGCAGCAAACGGTCGTGGTCCTGGGGCGCCATCACGGTAAGGAGGGTACGAAACGGGCCGGGGTCGGGTCGGACCCTGCGGCCAGGCCGCCCTGGATCACACACCGGCCGTAGACTCGTGCCATGTCCACGACGGCCACCGTGAGCCAGCTCGACCTCGGCCACTACGAGGCCGAACGTGCTGCTGCGCTCGCGGGGGTGCCACGCAGCACGCTGTACTACTGGGCGCGAACCGACCTGATCGTCCCGTCGATCTCGGCGCACCGGGAAAAGCTGTGGTCCTACCGGGACCTTCTGACTCTGCGCCTGGTCCGCTGGCTGCGCCTGCCCAAGGACGACCTCGGCGTCGCAGCCACGACCATGAGTAACGTTCGAAGGCTCATGGACACCGTGGGCGAGCGCCTCTGGAGCATCGATGAGAGCGGGCGTGAGATCCCGACGATTCTCGTCGGCAGGGACGGGACGGTCTTCCTGGACGAGCGGCCACTCAGCACGCTTGGCGGCCAGGTCGTGTTGGAGCATGACCAACTCGACCTGTTGGCTCCGTTCGACCGCGGGGTGGACTTGCGGGTGCCCCGGCCTCGGTTGCGGATCGTGCCGGGCAAGGTTGCCGGCGAGCCTCACCTTCTCGGGTCGCGTCTGACCACCCGGACGGTCGCTGGCCTGGCCGCGAGGGGGTTGTCCGTCGCACAGATCGCTGCGCTGTACCCGCACGAGGAACCCGAAGCGCTCGCGGAGGCCGTCGAGCTCGAGCGCTCGCTCGCCGCGTGAATGCCCCGGCCTGTCGCGCTCGACCATAACTTCCCCGAACCGATCCTCGACTGTGTGAGGCCCTGGTTACCCGAGGTCGAGCTCGCCTGGGTGCGGTCGATCGGCCCCGGCCTGGGCGACGTCGAGGACCATGAGCTGCTCTACGCCCTGCGGCAGCACGGCTATCCCGTGCTCGTGACCAACAACTGGAAGATGGAGAACGACGCCAGGGTGCTCGTGGCCCTGGAGCGGACGCGCATGAGCCTGCTGACGCTGAAGAAGGCGGGAGACGATGCGATCGTCGCAACCGGGGTGCTCTTGCGGGATCTTGTGCCGCTGTTGCGTACCGAGGTGCCCCGTGGGCAGATCTTCCGCGCCTCGCCGAGCCGGATCCAGCCCCGGCGCGCACTCGAACTCCTCAAGGGTGTCGCCGAGCAGCAGGGGACCAGCGCTGAGCAACTGCTGAAGGATCTCGGCCGGTAGGGAGCGACCTTCCGGACCTCCCGGTCCCGAGGCGAGTGCTTCAGGCGGCGTCAGGGCGTCGCCTCCCGGCTGCCCGCATCGTCGTCGGGCGGACCGTGGACGAGCTCCATGAAGCGCTCGGCTGCCTCCGGCTGCATGCCCGGCATGACGTGCGCGTAGGTGTCCAGCGTGAAGGCGACCGAGCTGTGCCCAAGGCGCTCGGAGACCACCTTCGGGTTGATGCCTGCGGCCAGCAGCAGCGAGGCGTGTGTGTGCCGGACGTCCTGCAGCCGGATGGGGCGCACGCCGGCGCGCTGGACGGCGCGGCGGAAGGCCAGGGAGATGGCCGGCGGGTTCCACCAGCTGCCGTCCGCGCGTGGGAACACGAGGTTGTGGTCCTGCCATGCAGACCCGAGCGCGAGCTTCGCCTCGTTCTGCGTGACGC
The sequence above is a segment of the Egibacteraceae bacterium genome. Coding sequences within it:
- a CDS encoding DUF433 domain-containing protein; this encodes MSTTATVSQLDLGHYEAERAAALAGVPRSTLYYWARTDLIVPSISAHREKLWSYRDLLTLRLVRWLRLPKDDLGVAATTMSNVRRLMDTVGERLWSIDESGREIPTILVGRDGTVFLDERPLSTLGGQVVLEHDQLDLLAPFDRGVDLRVPRPRLRIVPGKVAGEPHLLGSRLTTRTVAGLAARGLSVAQIAALYPHEEPEALAEAVELERSLAA